DNA sequence from the Patagioenas fasciata isolate bPatFas1 chromosome 19, bPatFas1.hap1, whole genome shotgun sequence genome:
tccagagttcgctaagatttgggccagcacatcgtatcacctcagcctgcagctggctctccaccaggtgggccttacctccttctcccctcacaccctgatgaacgctgatcaagtcctgacagccctttgccatggggtgcagctgttcttcccctgcgttgaaagcgggagcaacgccccagcacgacactgcaatgcacacagtgacatggacaccttctctgtccattcagatgtacaagaaggtccccccgtcagagttgcatgtgaaaacctggaagcctgggacacatctggatttattccaagcgtgggaaccccctgccttctatctgattgagccagagggtgtttgtcagctttccctcacctatttggttcttcgtagctgaaggggggtgagagggaaaagcgcagcccctgtttgtgttctcccaaggagcccatcttgctcctttgtgcctcaggccagggcagggcactaaacgccatcagcctcctctgacaagtcacccgtctgcccctccaagacttcttcccatccgccatctcctctgttccaggctgtccgcattcccggaatcgggacttttgcggttgtcagaaagcgagtagccctcagcgagcaggatctggtgatcgtggagagacccgtgtttcgacctgacaaggctgttgtgcaggaccatgagctccgctatggttgcaaagacttccctggtaagcagcgtgaaagcggcgctggcccttgagcagggtggggaggggtgctctgctccccagaggtgactgaggggagtaccagccacccaccgcggtcctgccaagagcttcactcgacaaaaccagccggctgtgaaaggaccctgcctagctgtttgttttaaagaatcaccagaggacaatacagctaagagcgcactctctttgtcctgcttcaacaacaggttccctcacagcttccttggtgtggtgtcttctggttccgtgatgcttcaactcttgctccccctttccgctgcactagacctcctccaggcaaatgccggggctcttcccagctccctcagcctccttgcacgggggaaaagcaggggaaacccaggggggtaagatggttccttccaaaagccactgacggcgacacctgcgccttctagtcactactgcctttggggcagctgttgtgggaccctggggagcacccagagcttggggctgtgtttggggtgcgtttctctctaaagacaaagacagcaccgagtgtgggctggcaccctccagcttgccctgggacctggtgcctatctccccactttgtcccgcagtcactcttcttcccaccaagtgcctaagactctttgtttccctttctgtatcagagaaaccacagctgtctgctccgcacctcactgtccactttaagaggaaaggacaagccgagcgtctcctcagaggcgctggcccagccagacagcccagtaccaaagtgttgcccgagggcctggaggctgcagacctttgattgtagcctgcccagcaggtctgcaagctcatgtgttcctcttctcttgtctttcaggccatcaagatttcgaacaactgccgtatgctgagatagcctcagagaacgctgtctctgagggcaccgtgcagctctacatggaaaggaccacgcaccttttccatgcctgcctagagaacaggaagaacgttgccatcatctggagggacgtgggcatgctgattgccgagggaaaagagataaaaaagagattttacttacactttttggaaaggctgaatggcactggcaagatgctgcaagctcttctcgaggtaggattttcactttcccagccccactcctgctgcttctgaaatgctttctgggggctgctttcccctggccgaccatgccttgttcagtcacctgggctcctggagctctagagcacagcaggctctctgcagagcacctccctggcgtgcaatggcctggctttgcaagagccacccccagaggagctgcactttgcgagaaaaggccggcgttgatggcgcggagcgctgcgtgccccactctgggggccgggagcagaggcacaggcagagcaaggcttgctgagcccagagcccttgggcggctctggctctttgctggcgctgggctgaggcggagcgagcagccggcccttcccagtgtccgctcctcccgtcatccgtctctgtcctcgttgcagatgccggagatgagggactcagtcatctcacgccatgacaccgctgcttcccagacctcctctggacgtgttatcgtcctgccatggtatgtttgacttaacttggaggaacgtgggacagtggcacggcttatgcatctgtcctactgtggagctagagacgcatttaggcaacatttcccactacgtttctcctgctccttttctttcctctgtgggagagactgctcttaggtccggaaacgttaatctgcaaggctctacaaggaacttggagggcaagatcagaattcgaaagggtgttagaaaatcagagcactagataatattctgctctccatgtgcactgtgagcaggatcatttccccagaagcagcaagggggttttgtgggaggacggccattctcacgggaaggatggaaaaaagtgggcacaggctgacggggtctcacctagccctcccggcactggagtttctactgcagccctccgggttgggctgccttgggaaacaatgtggtgtcctttcttcagcctggtaccttcttgctcttccaggtaccaacttgagaccgtgccgaaaatgccagcgctgatagacctgaaaggatgtgtgaagggaaaaggtgatggcctgtggtgtgaacctgccccagcagcaaatctgtgtgcacgggaccaatgcagaaaccccagagccggattcccttgagataaatgattcccctccccagaatggctcctggacagcacgagtatctcccatggaaccccccgtttcagcacacggatgagagaaagccatgcaaacagtcttccccagggaataacggtgcactgtaggcatggggcgttggatgttaaaacagtgtcagaaaaggcctaagacctcccaggaaacatggctttcccccaaagggatgaaaaggaccaccttccccagtgttaccacagccctgagcagacccgcacgtcactctccttggaactggcacacaagtggcacccggttcccagaacaacaccgagatgctgttctgaagaaccgtctcctttcccgtttctagaggatgctgccgagaagcgcctcctccgtcgagcaaggcttcctccaaatcggttacctgccctgactgtgaagccggagcagggtcagaaagctgaggggagtgagcctcgcgccaggtgagacactcgcataaatgggtgagcgtgaccccctgctccggcctctgtgggagcgagacgtttctcctggaaacaccccaagtgcgcttttcccatgtcccactaactcatggtttcttggtcatggcagtgtcttgtagcttcttggcagactctgctggcaccactatttctttcttcccttccgatgtgcagatctcttgagtaaccaagtgcaaaggctgattccaggagcagaaggtcattttggctttcccttcaggttgaaatgagcctggcctttctgtttgctgagaacagagttctgcagttagttactgcagaggattgccctgagcaaccaggagcctcttctacgctgacgcctgtcttacgcagagcccagtggcaggatggcccttctcgtggggtcgtgtcctcctccctttgacactgtgtccccagcgcccaacctgcccgtacagggcatagcgctatctccgggcacaggaccctgttcctctggttgctccagcaagagagggccgagacctgggcatcctgggttgcagggggggctgttgggcacatccgaggctgacagcttggggtcttctctgtgcctggggacttgatcacaaggatgtgagcagagcacgttctgctgcagaagcaggtgcgccacctggaagcacaggatgcagaaccagctcctcctgcgctcctgccaacacgccctgttgtgtctttgcaggcagctaccggtcatccagaggagctgcttgaaggaaaaggaggagaaaggaaagctaccgcctctggttgcacccagagaagtggacttcatagccagagccattgagaggagagaaaaggtacccgacaccggatgctgcaggagcacatcgtactggactgtagagcagcgttgctccacacgtgccagtgctcacaagattcttcactgggtgttcacgggaccactgaccagttgctttggtgtttgcttgaagggaggcgggtcactgtcagttgagaatacacttgtcacttccagtagcctggaaacacccccagagccctcacttgaggccgtttctgtcggccaggtgactgcagggcttgtctgggctcgccagctgccggctggtttgtagcccagtggtggcttatctccctggtcattccagacgggctcctcggtggagcctgcgggaacctgggagcaaaccagcgtggacagcaaggcagaagagaagggagggagggagggagggaaggaaggagggagggagggagggagggagggaggaaggaaggaaggaaggaaggaaggaaggaaggaaggaaggaaggaaggaaggaaggaaggaagggagggagggaggaaggaaggaaggaagggagggaggaagggaggaaggaagggagggaggaaggaaggaaaacagctcagccgtggcagggaaggctaatgctgcctgctattgcattttgtttgtcccccagaataaatgggagaagaaggaggagcagcttccaccgtatatccagaaatacctggaagaacaggaagagaaggaaacagagctggcagaggccgaggcagaagaggagatgcccaatgtggaaggaaatggagaaaagccaaaggagatgcagaggagccaggtacttgggattcctgcagaaaaagagcactttctcccgtggggcggctgagactgcaaagtaccctggtacccaagccgtcatagcagccttgctgcagcagaaccgggcgggtgatgctgcccttcctgagcaagaagggggacacagagttgcagtgaaaccctggtgacactcagaggtcaccccagggcctgctgagctccttctcccggctctccccgtcccgtgtggtccattcagaagtgttctggggtctgcgtgctgggaagcagcaccctccgggtgcagggctgttgtatgagagtctcctcctgtgcaggaatccagctcccccgagtgctcctcagacagctcctcgagcagcgtggagtcagacgagtccagctgtgacctgctggagatgaacatggagggctgggaagaggccggagaagagccccccagcgtccctgaggacaacagcgtcccccagaagcggtacgagatctactccacgtcggccagtgccaggagaccgtctcaggcgctgaggctcgcgagagacacgtccagcaagagcctcctccggcgtgacgagcgccagtgccggccagccaggctgctgacaccagctctcccttctgttcagtaaagccccacctgcaaaccgctgggtctgacactgtgggtgtttccttggtggctgtggaagctgcgctgggcagtggcgcagggaaaggccactgcagggaagagggctggagcctcagcctcagccctgctccaagggcagccctccccaaggctctgctgtaccggctcggctgcggccctgctctttgtgcccctgcaccccgcgtccctggcacggagcctgccgcagctgcacatcccggacaggagcgggaggagaaggaggaggaggaggaagaggaggaggaggaagagcctgggcaccctggggagccgag
Encoded proteins:
- the LOC139829414 gene encoding coiled-coil domain-containing protein 81-like, whose translation is MARQLFLQPHLSPTIEKLERYEFAKIWASTSYHLSLQLALHQAVRIPGIGTFAVVRKRVALSEQDLVIVERPVFRPDKAVVQDHELRYGCKDFPGHQDFEQLPYAEIASENAVSEGTVQLYMERTTHLFHACLENRKNVAIIWRDVGMLIAEGKEIKKRFYLHFLERLNGTGKMLQALLEMPEMRDSVISRHDTAASQTSSGRVIVLPWYV